GCGCCGAAGCTGACGGAGAAGGAGGCCTGGCGGCCCAGCTCCTCCAGCACCAGGAGGCCCGTGGTCTTGTCCAGGTCCAGGCCGTCGAAGACCTCGGGGATTTCGAGGCCCAGCAGGCCCAGATCACCGGCCTTGCGCAGGAGGGTGCGGCTGAGGTCCATGCTCAGGTCGTCGATGGCGGCGTCCTTGGGCAGAATTTCGCCCTCCACGAATCTGCGGGCGACCTTGCCGATGGCGCGGGCCTCTTCGCTCAGCTCCTCGGGGGTGAACTGGGGCTGGGAGCCCGCAGGGGCCAGCAGGAAGCTGCCTCCGAAGATCTTTTCCGTGGTGCTGGCGTCCATGGGGCCTCCGTACCGGATTCGTGGGGATGAAGGGCCATTGTACTTGAAGTGCCCCATTCGTCCGAGGGTGGGCTCAAGGCATCATGGAGCTTGAGGTCCGCATGCCTGAAGGAAGGAAAGTCCAGCAGATGTTCTCCGGCATCGCCGGGCGCTACGATCTGCTCAACCACCTGCTCAGCGGGGGCATCGACTTCCACTGGTGGCGCTGCATGGCGCGCATTTCGGGGGCCCGGCCCGGGACCCGCTTCCTGGATGTGGCCGCGGGCACCGGCGATTCCAGCCTGGCCCTGGCCCGCCGCGGTGCGGAGGTTGTCAGCACCGACTTTACCCACGCCATGCTCCGCCTGGGGCCGGAGAAGTTCCGCCGCAAGGGCTTTGGGGATCGCATCTGGGCCAGCGTGGGGGCCGACGCCCAGCACCTGCCCTTCGCGGACGGGAGCTTCGATGGCATCACCATCTGCTACGGGATCCGCAACGTGGAGCGCCGGCAGCTGGCCTACGCGGAATTCCTGAGGGTCCTGCGTCCCGGCGGGCAGCTCACCATCCTTGAGTTCAGCCGTCCCCGCTGGGCCTGGCTCCGGGCCCTCTACAACCTCTACAGCCTGCGGCTCCTTCCCTGGGTGGGCGGGCTCATCAGCGGTGACCGCAGCGCCTACACCTACCTGCCCGAGAGCATCCGGACCTTCCCGGACCAGCCGAGCCTTGCCCGGGAGTTGGAGCGGGCTGGCTTCACCCGGGTGGCCTGGCGGAACCTCACCAGCGGCATCGTGGCCCTGCACACCGGGGAAAAGCCTCTTTAGCCACGGATGCCCACGGATGAAGGGGATAAAGGCCGTGAGGGTGCGGCTCGGGGTGCCCGGGGCCGCCCGCGTTCAGAGGAGGGTGCAGCCCTGAGACGCGCTTGCGCGTCCACGGGCTGAACCCTCCTCTGAACCTGCCCCCAGGCACCCCTGGGTGGATCGCAACCCTGATCGGCGTGGATCGGCGGACATGAGGCTTTCCAGCCCTTCATCCCCGTGTTCCCCGGCCCGATCCTGGGCGCTGCTACTTGCTGGTCTCGATGGTGTAGGTGCCGGAGCTGCTGATGGATACGGGGAGGTAGGTGACGCCTCCGAGGGTGTAGCTGGTGCCTGGTGTCACGGTGCTGCCGTCCACCTTGACCACCTGGGCGCCGGACACCACGGGGACCGCCAGGGTGCCGGTGGTGCCGGCGGGGACGCTCAGCTCCGCCTTGAAGGGCACCCCGTCATGGTTCTGGGCCCACTTGAAGGTGATGGGGCCGTAGGGGGTGGGGACCCGGCCGGAGGCCCAGGAAAGGGTGCCCATCTGGGGGCGGACCAGCCAGGTGCTGTAGCCGGCGGTGACAGGGCGGACGCCCAGGACGTACTTGGAGAGGGCGGCGGTGGGACCCGAGGCCCAGGCGTGGGCCAGGCTGATGTTGTCGTCGACGGGGTAGCCGGTGGAGGCGTCCAGGGATTCCCAGGTGGCGCCGGAGCTGTAGTTCCCGCTGGCGACCATGCGGCCCCAGAGCTTGTTGATGAGGTCCAGGGCGCCGGAGGTGTCACCCTGCTCCAGGCGGGCCAGCAGCTCCCAGTTGGAGGCGAAG
The sequence above is drawn from the uncultured Holophaga sp. genome and encodes:
- the ubiE gene encoding bifunctional demethylmenaquinone methyltransferase/2-methoxy-6-polyprenyl-1,4-benzoquinol methylase UbiE, encoding MPEGRKVQQMFSGIAGRYDLLNHLLSGGIDFHWWRCMARISGARPGTRFLDVAAGTGDSSLALARRGAEVVSTDFTHAMLRLGPEKFRRKGFGDRIWASVGADAQHLPFADGSFDGITICYGIRNVERRQLAYAEFLRVLRPGGQLTILEFSRPRWAWLRALYNLYSLRLLPWVGGLISGDRSAYTYLPESIRTFPDQPSLARELERAGFTRVAWRNLTSGIVALHTGEKPL